The sequence CAGCTCTACCCCGACCCGGTCGACATCTGGACGCCGAAATACATCACGCCGGCGGATGTGAACGACCGTCGCTCGTCCTACCTGCCCGTCGTCGCGCGACTGCGTGCGGGCGCTACGCGCGCACAGGCGCAGGCGGAGCTGGACGCGATCGCGCGACAGCTCGCCGCCGAACATCCGCAGACGAACGCGCGGCGCGGCGTCGCGCTGCTGCCGCTGCGCGAACACGTCGTCGGCAGCCTGCGCCCCGCTCTCGTGAGCCTCGCCGTCGCGGTCGGCCTCCTGCTCCTCATCGCCTGCACCAACCTCGCCAATCTGCTGCTCGCGCGCGGCGCGGAACGGCAGCGCGAGCTCTCCGTGCGCTCCGCGCTCGGCGCCGGGCGCGGCCGACTCGTACGGCAGATGGCGACCGAGAGCGCCGTGCTAGCGATGCTCGGCGCGGTCGTCGGTGTCGCCGTCGCAGCGATCACATTGCGCGCCGTCGGCATGTACGTGCCCGGCGCAGCGATCACGTTCGATGGCTCCGGCCTGGACCAGCAGGCAGACTTCCTTGGCATCGCCGGCATCACACTCGACTGGCGGAGCATCGCCTACCTCACCGGCATCACCGGCCTCGCCGCGCTCCTGTTCGCGACACTGCCCACGATCGGACTGTCCCGCCCCGACCTGATGCCTGTGCTGCGTGGCACCGGCGGCCTGGCGCCGCACCGGCAGCGGCTGCGTGCGACACTCGTCAGCGCGGGCGTCGCGATCGCGATGGTGCTGCTCATCGGCGCCGGTCTCCTCGCGCACAGCTTCGCGCGCCTGACGGCCAACGACCTCGGCTTCGCGCACGAGGACCGCGCGTTCCTCCAGACGTTCCTGTGGGACCGCAATCCCACGCACGGCGAGCGCACGCTGCGCGTCACGCAGATCCTCGAACGCCTCGCCGCCGTGCCCGGCGTGACGTCCGTCGCCGGGACATCCGCGCTGCCGTTCCACCTGAGCGCCATCACCGCGCGCGGTCACCTGCGTCTGCACGACGCCGCCGCACAGGCGGCCGACGACGACCGACGCGTGTTCACCACGATCGCGACACCCGGCTGGTTCGCGACCATGCAGATCCCCGTCATCGCCGGACGCGAGTTCACGACGCAGGACCGCACGGACGCACCGCAGGTCGCCGTCGTCAACGAGGCGCTCGCACGCACGTACTTCCCCGATGGGAACGCGATCGGCAGCCGCATCACCATCGGTGTCATGGCAGCACCTGTCGAGCGCGAGATCGTCGGCATCGTCGGTGACTCGCGCACGTCCGGCTTCGACACCGAGCCGCAGCCCGAGCTGTTCGTGCCGCACGCGCAACAGGGCACCGGCTCCATGACGTTCGTCGTCGCGACCGCACGACCGGCCGCAGCCATGCAGCCCGCACTTCACGCCGCGCTGTGGGAGGTCGATCCGCAGCAGACGGTCTACAGCGCCGGCACGATGGAGCGCCTGGTGAATGCGACGC is a genomic window of Longimicrobiales bacterium containing:
- a CDS encoding ABC transporter permease codes for the protein MTSGGRRDEHADTRDAAPRAASRSIFPWRSRREVIDDVNAEIAYHLEARAAELERQGYAPADARAEARRRFGDIAHTRDVCTSADLRRQRRHGRREQLGEIVQDARLGVRQLARRPAFALVAVATLGLGIGANAAIFAVIDHLLLRPLPFPDVERVMTVWETDPQAATPRLEGSTGNFLDWRERATLFDAMGAVEWYAYDVFTDDGPPESVRAARVAGDWFAALGVQPLLGRVFDAAEHDSPEPRVALISEAYWQRRYGGATDVIGRRIRLDEGAAEIIGVLPVRQLYPDPVDIWTPKYITPADVNDRRSSYLPVVARLRAGATRAQAQAELDAIARQLAAEHPQTNARRGVALLPLREHVVGSLRPALVSLAVAVGLLLLIACTNLANLLLARGAERQRELSVRSALGAGRGRLVRQMATESAVLAMLGAVVGVAVAAITLRAVGMYVPGAAITFDGSGLDQQADFLGIAGITLDWRSIAYLTGITGLAALLFATLPTIGLSRPDLMPVLRGTGGLAPHRQRLRATLVSAGVAIAMVLLIGAGLLAHSFARLTANDLGFAHEDRAFLQTFLWDRNPTHGERTLRVTQILERLAAVPGVTSVAGTSALPFHLSAITARGHLRLHDAAAQAADDDRRVFTTIATPGWFATMQIPVIAGREFTTQDRTDAPQVAVVNEALARTYFPDGNAIGSRITIGVMAAPVEREIVGIVGDSRTSGFDTEPQPELFVPHAQQGTGSMTFVVATARPAAAMQPALHAALWEVDPQQTVYSAGTMERLVNATLAERRLYLLIVGLVALFAFLLATVGIYGLITYWTGMRTREIGVRLALGARPADIIRMIVAHGLRLVVPGVLIGIAGAAAFATLLRHMLYGTSAIEPVVYAQLAALVLLVAALAAWVPARRAIGRDPVRALRE